A stretch of DNA from Babesia bovis T2Bo chromosome 2, whole genome shotgun sequence:
TCGCTCAGGGCTGGATTATAATTAAGCCATTGGTCATCATAGTTCAGCACTTTCTTACCACAGTGCGATTCAATATCATCCCGTCGATGTCCATGACCCAATAAATTCAAAGAGTTACAGCCTTCTTCATTTCTATTTGGCGATCTATTACTCTTGATATCCTTGACTGTGTTGCTAGATCTATCCAAATGTTGATAAGCATAGGGGGTATAATAAGATGGTAACAAATCGCGCAGCCAAATATTCACCGATGGGTAAATAAATAACGTTTTGCAAACTTTTAAAGGCGATTGTAAAGCAAGTAAGTTACCAAATCGGtccaatatataaaattgGAGTACTGTAATATCCATGCATCGGGGGGTTCGTTTTCCACAATTCAACTTGAAAGTGACGAAATACATACGCAGCCTTTCGGGCATAcaccatttaataaacCTCATGCTATCTTTAAACCAACGAAATCGCAAAAAATTGTATATGCTTTTGACATATAGCCATGTTAGATGGAGTTTTCCGCCAATGGATTTTAAGAAGTCGAGACTTTGTCGAACATGTGGTACTGGAAACATTGCATTAAGAGTGGCACTAAATAACCAAAACTTTAATATACTGCTTATGTATGTCCGGGAAGATCTGGCATCGATCTTGTAAGCGATCATATAGGCAATCAAGGCAAGCGTACGACAGCATTTTTCAACTAACCCCAAAAGTAAGATATCCTTTCGACACAAAGAAAAGAAAGAATCTGGTCTTTGTTTAGTAATTTGTAAATGTCCCGTTGTGAGCTTGCTGTAACGAGCGAGCGTTGCAAATAGGATTGTGATAAACTTGATTACCATTAGGAGAAGTGTTACTGGCAGGAGTGAATGTGTCCAGGCTTTTGCAATCATCAGCAAACTGGCTATTAAAAGATCACAAAATGTTGTCCCTATATATAGACCTAGAAGCAGCCCATCACACTTTCGTAAACTGGTGTCAATGCTATTAGTGGTACACCGCACAATTATCTTTCGTTTCATTAGAGAAATAAGTTCAAGATTCCTTAAAGATACATAACTTAAGAACAGATTGTCATCGAATCCACGTAAATCCGTTCTACATAATCTAAAGGTGATGTTGGTGTTACCATAACATCCATCTGATAGGATTGAAACAATTTTCTCTATTTCAACTTCAACCGCACCATCATCTATTGCGTTATTGTAGTTTGTAAAGTATCTTTTAGTAAAATTCATTTTATAGATTTTTCCATACTCTATAAATGAATGGTACCCCTTGTCACCTGGGTCCATTTCACCAAGCTTACATGAAAACGAAGAAGTGTACCTATGATCACCACTATGAACTAAAATCCTTAATATCCTCCATGACATTCGAATAGCTGTGATAGAGGCCACTAGGGCGCAAACCAAGGATATGTACCtaaaataaacaaaaggCACTAAGTTACCTAGAATGTGAACGTGCTTCTCTTCGTTGTTGAATGCCCCTATATACTCAATCAAGATTAACGCAGATATCACATTACATAGGAAAGCCATAATTGCAGTTCGTTTTTGTAAATATCTACGAAATTTCAGAAGGCAGTATCTAGGTAGAATGTATAATAGCCCAAGTAAAAAAGTTGCGCATAATACCAATAGGTCTAGCAACATCGATATTGCCAGTCGTCTTGTAGTCTCTAAATCTTTACTGCATAAAGATAACTTACGAATTATAGCGTCGCTTATTATATGTTCAGATTGATGGTCCAATGGCAATGCGAATAACTTATAGGAGGTAAGAGAATCAATAAAATAAAGACAGCCATCCAATATAATGTGGATGCATATATATAGGCATCTTATAATCTCATCAACAAacgtatatacactattgCTTCTATATTCCAGCCAAATGGACTTTTTGAACCTGCTGCCTTTAATGTCTATCTTAGAGTTGTTCTTTAGGAGTATAAACTTATAGCACGTAGTTTTAACAATCATGCCGTCAATGGTAACTTCTACACTTGGGTCTACGATATCTATAAATATGATTGGAGCTTGAACTGCTCTCAAGGTAAAGCGAGTTTCTTTTATCATGCCTCTACGTATGATAGTGCGCAATGTGccttttgttatattcaGATTGTTTATATACCCAAATGAATCCACCTCCTCTATCTTGCTGAACTCAGCATCACCAGGCTCTGTTGATACGATCAAAAGATTTTTACTTCGCGGAGCACGTTTGGTAAATTGGACAACTACAAAACTTTCATAACCTGACTCTTCATTATGGGTTCTTAATATAATAGGTGCATATTCATTTGTACTTTCCGACCTCTTCATCAATCTCCCAATATCTACAGTTTGTGGTAAAAGGCCATATCGTATTCCGTCAAcatatattgatatttgtCTTATAGTACCATCCTGAACAGCACTATTATTGATGACTAACTTTAGGTCAGTCATGCTACCTGGCATTTCATTGGCATTATCACTGATATCCAATGATACTAGAGCTTTATCTGGGTCAAAAGGTACATTCAAACGACCGTTACCTACTACTTCAAGATCACAAATTCGCGCACTATGTTGACTTAATAAGCAATCAATTTTTTCATCTATAATGTTTGTCACAGTAGTGGATTCGTTGTTTGAATATACTCCTTTAATCAATTTTTCAAGTGAGCTTGGATTGTGCTTATAGTCATTCTTGAAGCCTGTGATATAGTTCCAGAATGTTAGCAAATGGTAATACAAATCGCTATTTATATTCGTATGTTTGATGAAAAACCTTATAGTCACTGATCGTTGTGTAACAACAATATCCTCTCCACCTTCAGACTGATGCAACGTGATTGATATAGTTTCAGGTTGTCCAACTTGTAAGTTTAAAGCTTCAACTTGTGTTTTCAGTGGATTAACGTATACTGAACAGTGCCACTTTCCAGGGTTCTTCCATAACGTGACGACATCACATGAAAATGAAACCTTTAACGGGTCACCATCTTTTAACTTTCGGTGACCGCATAGGAGTGTTATGTTTTCAGCATTACGGTAATCCGGGGGATAAATATCACATCTATAATTGGTACGGAAGGCGAAATTTACACCTCGTGGATTTCGAAATATGTGAAATAGACCATTACTTAATTTAGCTCCATCATCCTGTTTCGTGTCATTAACTGATGACGTGTGATTATCTCCAGTAAGTTCCGATAATACCATACCTAATCTCAACCATAATAGTAAAatcattgttattttaGTTCAACTTTTGTGAAAGGCTAGTCTACATAGTTTTACTGCCATTAATCGATTATCAGAAGCGAGATATTGAAAAGGCTACCGTGACAACAGGATCTACATCATCGTAGCTAATATACTTAAGTATGGCATCAATTATAATGAATTGCAATTTCCAACATAAGGTCAACTAAATTAATTGCTTAATACGTTATATTTCATGTGGATCCGTCGATTCATGGTGTATTGATTTTTTAATCGAATGCGACACGGCAGATACTATAAAATGTGTCCTGTGGAATAAAGGGATAATGTATTAAACAGAGAATGAGGAATTCCCGATGAGACAGATGAATTCCTTttctacattattaatGAATGACCTAGTAATAGCAAAATACTTAATGGCATCCTGGTTCTGATTACCTCATCTTTTCATGTTCAGTCCACATAGATCTAAGTAACATTATTCGCGTATTAAAGATATTAGAGACGTTTAGGCTACAGATGAATGAAACTTATCATTCCACCATAAACATTCTTTTCTGATGATGTACCTTCATTATGATTTCAAGAATCAAGGGGGGAAATACGTATCAAATTCAAATGTGTAGCATTGTTCAAATTGGCACCTAGACATCAAATATGTGTAAATGAAGTAAACAGTTACTCGGCGAATATAATAATAACTCTAGGAATCTAGATCATTTCGTAGCCATAATCAAAAAGTAACTAATGTGTGAAGCTAAGTGACGAGCAAAAGGCTACACAGTGCTcacatataacatataacCTATTTTGTAGGCATAAATATTCGTATTTTAATTAGTAAGTGTAATTGTACGATATAAATACTGTCACGCCATACGGCCTATAGTGTATATCCGGCTAATGTATCCTACCATTCCCATAGTTAGGTACATTACCTCAACTAAATGGAATTAATATGCATATAGGGATAGATATGGAGGAGCCTTCTGGGCTGGAGTCCGATTTTCGCTGTGCCTTACGGCGAATAGACAATGGGCTCCTCAGCCATGGAGACATCATAGCGATAATCAAGTTCCTAAAACGAATAAGAACGTGTATTGATCAGGGCAATGAAACGAATATTGCAATAGATGACGTTGTCATTGCTGTGGTAAAGAGTTTTAACAAATCCATGTACAAAAAAGTGTTACTCAATGCCGTACCCGTTCTGGAACGTTGCATAAAAAATGTGTTGAAGAATCTGAAGggtattatacataaacaTGGTGATCCTGGCCTTATAGCCAAGCTACTTCAATGCGATGGGCTAGGTTTATTGAATATAGCACTAGTAACCCACAATGAACACCGATCGGAACAGTTATCTATTTTGAAATCATTAATAGGGGATGCTAAATTTGTTTTATCACCCGTATTTGCTCGTATGATTTCTCAGTTGCTAAGGGAAATTACCGCTGACGAATTTCAAACATATCTAGCTCAGGAGATATTGAGGTTGCTTAAAAGGGGTCACAAAGGTGTTATTTTTACAATCATTACCTTACAAAAGCACCTGCGATATGATGTTATGGTGCCTATTGCTGTAGACATAATTGAGAATGTTAAATCCCTTCTTTCTCAGCGTGATGTTTCCCTATTTGGTTCTGATATAACTCCATTGGGGAATCTAAAACGCATGGATGACGTTAGTCATACAGTTAAGGAAATAATTCATTGGTTTTCTAATGCAGTTTTTGTTACTAAGGGCTCTGGGATGTATAAGTACATAAAAACGCAGTTGGACTCCTTTGATGTTATTGGGAGGAATAGCGTGGCCGATCAGGAAATTGTGTCTCTAATAATTCTATTACTCATACCAGATTCCAACAAATCCGTTGACCCAAGCCTTGTGGAGGAATTGTGTAACGCTTCTAAGGCGACTTTAATCAAAACAGCCAATTCACACCCATCTGAGTCGGTACAAATGCAATTTATCAACATCATTGGGAGCTTGTTGAGATTGTATCCTAATCCAGATTTGGAAGGTTACATCACTGATGTGATCCTAAATCAGGCAAAGGGTCTGACTAAAGTGGGATCAAAAAATCCAGACAAGCTAAACGAAAAGATTTTAACTTGTGCGCTTCGTAGTTTACGATTCAGTGTAGGTACAGATTGTGTCAACCATGATACCAGAGGCTTAAACAACCCAAGTGTCCTAATCACTGCATTAAATGATATCTGCAACTTCTGCCATGGTAAGCCAGTATATAAAAACACGCTGGTTGAGGCTTTATATCTAAAATTGCAACTGGAAACAGCGAATCCGCAGTTGTCTGGGGGCATAAAGATCCAGGGTATATTGGAAACATTGCAGCCGCATCATCAGGATCTACTTGCCCATCTTTACATCTCCAAAGTAGCACTAGTCCCTGGCGTTGAAAAGTTCAATGAACCTGAAAGTCTCGCTATAATGGAATTGGATACCGTCCCTTCAATTATAGAAGCTGCGCAAAAGTCGGTAGGTAATCGAATGTACGCCATAATGGTTGAGCTGTATGAAGAAATCTGTAAAAACAAAGATCATCTAAGACATCCTGTTACGGGATGCTACTACGATAGAAATTATATCGAGTCGCAATTAAAAGGATTCACAGATGCCATAAAAGAACATCATGTCTATGGCCTGTTGATTGCAATATTACATTGCCACCAAGGTGTCAAATGTATGAATACACTAAAGATGCTCCGTGATGTATGTATTAAAAATAACTACCGAAGGCGTGTCTTTACAACCTTGATAAGCTGTATTCTATTTGATGGGAAACTTAGTGGCTTCGAAGATGGATCCTATTTGACCAGGATTATTACCTATAGATCCTGCAGGCCGGCTCTATGTTTGAAATCATATAAATTCAATGACCAGGATATCTTCGATATCGTCTGTCATTGTATCTCCGAGGGCCATGTGCCATTTATATTTGACCATTACCTAGCATCTCAAGGTGGCGACGTGTCGCCCTTGCTAGGGACCATACTGGGTCGTCTAAAAGCAAGCCTCGATGAACTGGCACTCTTCGAAAGGGaagatattgcaatatattttgCTCGTGCCGATAAGTTGTATCCAGATTCGCGTCCATTCCAGCCGAATGTACACCAACCTGACAAAAAGAAGAATGTTAGTTTAACAAAGCAGCAACTAGATGAGATGCGTTACAAGGAGCAATGCATTATAAGATCAAAAATCGCAAAAGTGGTTAATGAAGTTAATGCTGCAATATACTCAGTATCACGTGGTTTGGCTCACAATCACTATCATGTGTCCACATATTTACGTGACATTCTGGCTGTATGCCGATATGGCATAGGCCTGCCCCTGTCCTACTATTCACTTTCTAGGCTTTTGATGATTACGTGCAATTTATCATTTAGCGGTAAACTGTGCCGAGTGGTACCGCGACTATTGGAAATCTTGAAGAACATCTATTCCCATTGCACCCATGGCATTAACTACGACGATGCTTCTACACTCATGGACGAAGTAACCGCGTCAACAGATTTAACGCGAGAATGTAGCTTAATCATTGCTGAAGTTGCAATGTTCATCCTAGGTGATTCAAATGCAAGCACAGGGTCCAAACAAGCATCTTTGCGTGCGATTATCACGATGCTAACATCAATGGTAGATTTGGAGCAGAAGCAACTTTTGGACACTATACGCAGTAACTTGCGAAACCAGGAGTTGTATCCATATATTAGAGACACACTTTCTAAGGCAGCTCATTATTTACTCGATATCGACGGATTGGCCGACATTTGCAAAATGGGTTTATCTACTCAAATAGATCTAGTAAAGGATGCAGTTTCAATTTACACCTCTGGGAACGCTTCACAGTGCTTTTCATCCGTCATGGAGTATTTGATTGTGTTGGGGGTATCCGAGGTCAATTTACAATGCAGCCCACGTAGAATCATAGATCTGGTACCTACGTATATCCATGATAACTCCGAAACTCTCGAGGTTACTACAAGGGTATTAGTCCAATACCCACCGGGAGATGTGATAGACTCACTTTTGGGGTCACTGGATAAAGCTAATGACGACGATAAAGAGTCACTTCTTGGGTTGCTTAAATATTATGTTGATAGGGCACCCACCAATTTGGACCATTTCCATGTATTCACAAAGTTGGCCTTCACCACTGGCATTGCCCAGCACATGGGCACAACTCTAGAATGTTGCAATATACTTGCGCAGACAGTGCCAAAGGATGACACGATCACTTTAGTAACTCGACTCTTTTCATGGATTATCGAGTACCTTTTAGATGGTAATAAAAATGCAGTTTTGTCTCAACTCAGGGACCCTCTGGTCCCAATAGTAGGTATCAGCCTTTTATTCCTGGGATACGTTCAAGCAAACGTGGAGTACACCGATACAACAAAGTGGAGTTTAGAGCTTCTAGTGGCATTGCTGTCATCAGACAATGAATTCTCTAGGGCCAATGTTAAATCGCACGCCGTCGCTGTGGTTACTTCACTTGCCAGAAAATGTGCACTTGAAGGTGAAGAAGAAATGTTAAATAGTAATATTACCGATCTATTGGCCAAATCTGCCGTTAGTGAATTTGCTATAGTACCATGCGTGGCACTGCTCAAGGGCGGTGGGCTTTCATATCTCAAGAAGCATGGTGTAATGGCGAAAATCAAGGAATCTATGGCCACCAAGACAAACTCTAACAGCCTTAAAATGCTAAAGGAAGTATCAATACAATTCGACCGTCTGTTTGACCCGTATGTTAAGGATATATTCCCCGGGTTAGTGGCCTGCTTTAACGATAACTATGATCTATCTCTTGATGCAGCAATTTCTATCGTGGGAGTACTTACTCCAGTGGGCTTGAAGAGTATCCTGTCGATACTGATTGAGTCCCTCGAGAATTACGTATCATCCATTAAGCTTGGGTGCTTGATCACGCTGTCGCACGTTATAAAGGACCCGAAACTCCATGGCGTTATAATCAAGAATGTATGTGACGTTGTTAAGAGCGTGTCTCCATGTACCACTGATACACAAAGGGCAGTGAAGGAAGCCGCAGATGGGCTGTTGGACTCCATAGTAGGCCTTGCCGGAGAAAGTTCCATATTATACCCAACTATGGGCAGCATTCTGAAGGTATTATCACACCCATCGGAATCGAATGTCACCGCCACGATGCATGTCCTTTTGGAATATTCCAAGGAGCACCCTAATATAGGGGCTGAAACGATTCCCATAGGTGTTGTGGAACTCGGTCTGCTTGAGCCCATATTATCACGTGCACTAAGGTCAAGGAACGGTGAGTGCCGGCAGTCGGCTATCGTATTCTCATCTTGGTTAGTATCCCGATGTGGCGGTTCACGTGAAGTGGAGTTATTCTTCACGGGCTTCATGCCTATTTTGACCGAATTGCTAAAGGATACTTTGCCGGACATTCGTAAAGCAGCAGCCACTGCAATCGGCAGCTGCGCCAACTCGTTCAAAAGATTCGGCTGTGAAACTTCGCGGGTACTCATAGTAGACCTTATCAATTGCTTGACTAAGTGCGTGATGGAATCCGCCACTAGCTTAGAAAGAAGATCGGGGGCAGCAGGTCTCGCGCAGGCCTTATGTGCGGTAGAGGATGAATTCGTCCATGCCATTGTAACTAAGCTGTTTAAGGTATTGGATTGCCCGGATAGCACTCCACAGATGCGTGAAGGCTGCCTTGCGCTATTCAATGACCTGCCCGTAACATGTTATGGCTACGTGCAGTCTCATATAGGTGATATTCTGCACCGAGTAATGGCAGTTC
This window harbors:
- a CDS encoding putative integral membrane protein, yielding MILLLWLRLGMVLSELTGDNHTSSVNDTKQDDGAKLSNGLFHIFRNPRGVNFAFRTNYRCDIYPPDYRNAENITLLCGHRKLKDGDPLKVSFSCDVVTLWKNPGKWHCSVYVNPLKTQVEALNLQVGQPETISITLHQSEGGEDIVVTQRSVTIRFFIKHTNINSDLYYHLLTFWNYITGFKNDYKHNPSSLEKLIKGVYSNNESTTVTNIIDEKIDCLLSQHSARICDLEVVGNGRLNVPFDPDKALVSLDISDNANEMPGSMTDLKLVINNSAVQDGTIRQISIYVDGIRYGLLPQTVDIGRLMKRSESTNEYAPIILRTHNEESGYESFVVVQFTKRAPRSKNLLIVSTEPGDAEFSKIEEVDSFGYINNLNITKGTLRTIIRRGMIKETRFTLRAVQAPIIFIDIVDPSVEVTIDGMIVKTTCYKFILLKNNSKIDIKGSRFKKSIWLEYRSNSVYTFVDEIIRCLYICIHIILDGCLYFIDSLTSYKLFALPLDHQSEHIISDAIIRKLSLCSKDLETTRRLAISMLLDLLVLCATFLLGLLYILPRYCLLKFRRYLQKRTAIMAFLCNVISALILIEYIGAFNNEEKHVHILGNLVPFVYFRYISLVCALVASITAIRMSWRILRILVHSGDHRYTSSFSCKLGEMDPGDKGYHSFIEYGKIYKMNFTKRYFTNYNNAIDDGAVEVEIEKIVSILSDGCYGNTNITFRLCRTDLRGFDDNLFLSYVSLRNLELISLMKRKIIVRCTTNSIDTSLRKCDGLLLGLYIGTTFCDLLIASLLMIAKAWTHSLLPVTLLLMVIKFITILFATLARYSKLTTGHLQITKQRPDSFFSLCRKDILLLGLVEKCCRTLALIAYMIAYKIDARSSRTYISSILKFWLFSATLNAMFPVPHVRQSLDFLKSIGGKLHLTWLYVKSIYNFLRFRWFKDSMRFIKWCMPERLRMYFVTFKLNCGKRTPRCMDITVLQFYILDRFGNLLALQSPLKVCKTLFIYPSVNIWLRDLLPSYYTPYAYQHLDRSSNTVKDIKSNRSPNRNEEGCNSLNLLGHGHRRDDIESHCGKKVLNYDDQWLNYNPALSDSSDSSITDPNENDVTVFAVKATKLAVDERLFGIVEWRTPMGWETKGYHYILTKNVAVPYIKTKPLYLKVGSLRLVPSAGMPKVLTNVVYDIQKEILTIVTPMINLKELYTVTCFVDGKCDNEFTTIICHATCKAVGELIFHYDEYIDETTISRLIATGTNDQSKVYCSDITLTHDGHIRYATLKHPEFIPNEEYTITYQVAQYASGLYFVYNGPADNVFREIRIPIAVKDDGYYEFVISDKSGLSHRIKPVNITLKDTYSFGMKSCIVNVFPKIDINYPGIGKALLTGNAFYYQSTNDHKGNGSQALNYQCTLKTKNSQYILGDNMSFLVPITVISKVASFDGEERFRVIPHYNILAYDILHRITELKVALGFLESYFIASKKTNYDDSNAEDDIDAIEGSYSKMSYLSPNILLDGFYGESDAVPQSTFEQVMGALFSEETLQEFNKHLKSYQQNKTLFFASIQLVMKFCIDQLTEASEILLRQDDLTRDESLRLEMQKFDMLIGQGMMFEDAIDSLNNIDQFNYFVQFPFILKSSDIYPRVNIGQAVDTMIAEVTASYNAPSAMLFDHKCFIKEAITDQMLSYMPDISKGICHIVIPNIEDTHLSINNEFGFIKTAYTNSESTANPIWIPCFITFNNGTLSLTPSDRVMAHQYSDKTIEILVTSVAYSISHDTIEVLGGIKVLDEQIQTVIRVVEDSYVDAGLMPDHSIIEDGSLTLRSHVHLLDIWNAISQAYPE
- a CDS encoding HEAT repeat family protein codes for the protein MHIGIDMEEPSGLESDFRCALRRIDNGLLSHGDIIAIIKFLKRIRTCIDQGNETNIAIDDVVIAVVKSFNKSMYKKVLLNAVPVLERCIKNVLKNLKGIIHKHGDPGLIAKLLQCDGLGLLNIALVTHNEHRSEQLSILKSLIGDAKFVLSPVFARMISQLLREITADEFQTYLAQEILRLLKRGHKGVIFTIITLQKHLRYDVMVPIAVDIIENVKSLLSQRDVSLFGSDITPLGNLKRMDDVSHTVKEIIHWFSNAVFVTKGSGMYKYIKTQLDSFDVIGRNSVADQEIVSLIILLLIPDSNKSVDPSLVEELCNASKATLIKTANSHPSESVQMQFINIIGSLLRLYPNPDLEGYITDVILNQAKGLTKVGSKNPDKLNEKILTCALRSLRFSVGTDCVNHDTRGLNNPSVLITALNDICNFCHGKPVYKNTLVEALYLKLQLETANPQLSGGIKIQGILETLQPHHQDLLAHLYISKVALVPGVEKFNEPESLAIMELDTVPSIIEAAQKSVGNRMYAIMVELYEEICKNKDHLRHPVTGCYYDRNYIESQLKGFTDAIKEHHVYGLLIAILHCHQGVKCMNTLKMLRDVCIKNNYRRRVFTTLISCILFDGKLSGFEDGSYLTRIITYRSCRPALCLKSYKFNDQDIFDIVCHCISEGHVPFIFDHYLASQGGDVSPLLGTILGRLKASLDELALFEREDIAIYFARADKLYPDSRPFQPNVHQPDKKKNVSLTKQQLDEMRYKEQCIIRSKIAKVVNEVNAAIYSVSRGLAHNHYHVSTYLRDILAVCRYGIGLPLSYYSLSRLLMITCNLSFSGKLCRVVPRLLEILKNIYSHCTHGINYDDASTLMDEVTASTDLTRECSLIIAEVAMFILGDSNASTGSKQASLRAIITMLTSMVDLEQKQLLDTIRSNLRNQELYPYIRDTLSKAAHYLLDIDGLADICKMGLSTQIDLVKDAVSIYTSGNASQCFSSVMEYLIVLGVSEVNLQCSPRRIIDLVPTYIHDNSETLEVTTRVLVQYPPGDVIDSLLGSLDKANDDDKESLLGLLKYYVDRAPTNLDHFHVFTKLAFTTGIAQHMGTTLECCNILAQTVPKDDTITLVTRLFSWIIEYLLDGNKNAVLSQLRDPLVPIVGISLLFLGYVQANVEYTDTTKWSLELLVALLSSDNEFSRANVKSHAVAVVTSLARKCALEGEEEMLNSNITDLLAKSAVSEFAIVPCVALLKGGGLSYLKKHGVMAKIKESMATKTNSNSLKMLKEVSIQFDRLFDPYVKDIFPGLVACFNDNYDLSLDAAISIVGVLTPVGLKSILSILIESLENYVSSIKLGCLITLSHVIKDPKLHGVIIKNVCDVVKSVSPCTTDTQRAVKEAADGLLDSIVGLAGESSILYPTMGSILKVLSHPSESNVTATMHVLLEYSKEHPNIGAETIPIGVVELGLLEPILSRALRSRNGECRQSAIVFSSWLVSRCGGSREVELFFTGFMPILTELLKDTLPDIRKAAATAIGSCANSFKRFGCETSRVLIVDLINCLTKCVMESATSLERRSGAAGLAQALCAVEDEFVHAIVTKLFKVLDCPDSTPQMREGCLALFNDLPVTCYGYVQSHIGDILHRVMAVLCDEDERVREMSSRVMRTMIERYHSTDGDIVLDAMKFATRSSEWQCRNLVLPLLQYLNTLSEDNRVIVELYIARFDTNATVKATSVAIWKGVNVTRSLRQIFPLLLPRVIEMLEQDDSDVRIQAGECISDAVVRLGTDAVNEFIKAILQCEGAFRGRCIGIASLAANGKIGIEEHLPGILDFLKMCLCRPGSCEEASSALASLAGYFPSVVSEVLPSLVKDLFGDGDSDTYLTGITLLIEQHSECFEMILQEALSTDLNIIRLALLERILCAKRAKVVFSRQAVLTKCIKQLLVYNNSYPTETLSSFTAFVTVVKAECVIRLIQILIEMLNDLAKEERNNDKSCIIIFIATVIELREAELDGNYGSIAESLARYIFCDSHVVDPCLIVFDQMIKSAERRTELDRLIATFARFFGTLTVPDHVSNPSLVKTLPLMMSLVQKGFVKSNAKIEAAMCVTAIHKLVGPENMGPFILKTIGAIIRCLNDKCPSSLKIALLEAIQALLHCETVHIRVILYQLQSALFKCLTDVNSDVNMLIGPNLYLYVQLAPNKADSVVSELMKLAFDRVTKPSVKTASLYALNEVLRAKPVLNPSPFDKLLNLFQDSNGSDKQYVCQSIGLCAQLEGDIDPQWLKDLCILTSEDPTALTAFSGIVSGIRGFTQLYENATKEFVDMLRHNIKSDVPSMHLPALEVFCRISKLTPLSQLARDFVKSYIGMVPSGSKLPPSGQSQVLQIYKRLLRFDQNIANFASQLMYLSEAIYGSPLVKLEAEKVLLVLLGPSRDLHKLQTFIKQHSTSDKVEKLLVEYSTRVLVKGNKVDQLSDYEV